In Candidatus Moanabacter tarae, the genomic stretch TATACACAAAGATCCAATCTCGGCTAAGAGACTATTTGGTTATCTTCCTGAAAGCGGACCAGTTTATCAGGAGATGACTGTCTTGGAATTCCTCGGATTCATTGCCGAGCTTCGGGGATATCGCGCATCAACTGAAAAAGCCCGCCGAATCGATCGAGTCGTCCAGATCTGCCACCTTGGAGAGGTTAGAAATCAGCCAATCGAAACACTAAGCAAGGGCTTTCGTCAGCGAGTCGGGCTGGCCCAGGCAGTTATTCACGACCCACCCTATCTTATTATGGATGAACCAACCGATGGTCTAGATCCAAACCAAAAACAAGAAGTTAGACGATTAATTGCATCGATGGCGGAGGAGAAGGCTATCATCTTATCCACTCATATACTTGAGGAAGTCCAGGCAATGTGTAATCGCGTCGTCATCATTACGCGGGGTGCAATTATTGTGGATGAAAAACCAGAGGAATTTCGGCAGCGCCATCCAAGATACAACGCCGTTCAACTAAACATCGCAGAAGGCCAATCATCTATAGAAATCAGGAAGGAACTGGATGAACTTCCGGAAATTGAGGAGGTACACGAAAAAAATGGAGCCATTCTCTTAGTGCCATCTGATGGCAGGTCAATAGATTCCCTCGTTCTCCGAATGGCGCAGGAAAAGAATTGGGAACTTAAAAATATAGAAAAAACCCCCATCCGCCTTGAAGATGTATTTTGGAATCTAACACACAGTAATTGAATTTGTCTCTGCCTTGAACACAAATTATAGTAAGAGCAAATGCGTATCATATTTACGGTCCTAAAACGAGAATTCCTGGGCTATTTTCGGTCACCCGTAGCCTATGTCTTCCTTATTGTCTTTCTCATCGCATCCGTTGGTCTTTCCTGGTTCGTGGGGAGTTTTTTTGAAACTAATAGCGCCAGTCTCCTTAGTTATTTCTATATTCAACCATGGATCTTTCTTTTTCTGATCCCAGCCGTCGGCATGCGTCTCTGGGCGGAAGAGAAACGTTCCGGAACCTGGGAACTGCTC encodes the following:
- the yxlF gene encoding putative ABC transporter ATP-binding protein YxlF codes for the protein MIESDHLVKDFGLIRAVDDVTFSVKKGDILGFLGPNGAGKSTTMKMITGFLSPTSGTARVGGFDIHKDPISAKRLFGYLPESGPVYQEMTVLEFLGFIAELRGYRASTEKARRIDRVVQICHLGEVRNQPIETLSKGFRQRVGLAQAVIHDPPYLIMDEPTDGLDPNQKQEVRRLIASMAEEKAIILSTHILEEVQAMCNRVVIITRGAIIVDEKPEEFRQRHPRYNAVQLNIAEGQSSIEIRKELDELPEIEEVHEKNGAILLVPSDGRSIDSLVLRMAQEKNWELKNIEKTPIRLEDVFWNLTHSN